A region of Ictidomys tridecemlineatus isolate mIctTri1 chromosome 4, mIctTri1.hap1, whole genome shotgun sequence DNA encodes the following proteins:
- the Brd3os gene encoding uncharacterized protein BRD3OS, with protein sequence MSSRVPLAEKALSEGYARLRYRDTSLLIWQQQQQKLEFVPPGTYLSRSRSMWYSQYGNEAILVRDRNKLEVSRDTGQSKFCIIM encoded by the coding sequence ATGAGCAGCCGAGTCCCGCTGGCAGAGAAGGCCCTGTCGGAAGGCTACGCCCGCCTAAGGTACAGGGACACTTCCTTGCTCATCtggcaacagcagcagcagaagtTGGAATTTGTGCCACCTGGGACATACCTGAGCAGGAGCCGAAGCATGTGGTACTCACAGTATGGAAACGAGGCCATTTTAGTCAGAGACAGAAACAAGCTTGAGGTCTCCCGAGACACAGGACAATCCAAGTTTTGCATAATTATGTAA